In Stenotrophomonas sp. 610A2, one DNA window encodes the following:
- a CDS encoding class I SAM-dependent methyltransferase, with product MGQSDSTERFSSRVADYVRYRPGYPPSLLRWLHDDIGLPRSALVADIGAGTGISSELFLAAGHPLIAVEPNAAMRAAAEQWLLPDYPQLQSVAGTAEATTLPDHSVDLVAAAQAFHWFDTTAVRREWKRILRPGGLALVYWNSRLLDASPFLAGYEQLLLDYGTDYTEVAERYQDDQTMRDWFGEGLRGLVHLPNVQYLDYDSLRGRLLSSSYAPQAGHERHSPMLEALQRLFDAHAVDGKVAFEYQTRAFVGTLN from the coding sequence ATGGGGCAATCCGATTCCACCGAGCGTTTCAGCAGCCGTGTTGCGGACTACGTCCGCTATCGCCCGGGCTATCCGCCGTCACTGCTGCGCTGGCTGCATGACGACATCGGCCTGCCCCGCTCCGCGCTGGTCGCCGATATCGGTGCCGGCACCGGCATTTCCAGCGAGTTGTTCCTGGCTGCCGGCCATCCACTGATCGCGGTGGAACCCAATGCCGCAATGCGCGCAGCCGCCGAACAGTGGCTGTTGCCGGATTATCCGCAGCTGCAATCCGTCGCCGGTACTGCCGAGGCCACCACCCTGCCCGACCATAGCGTCGACCTGGTCGCCGCCGCGCAGGCCTTCCATTGGTTCGACACCACCGCCGTACGCCGCGAATGGAAGCGCATCCTGCGCCCGGGCGGCCTGGCGCTGGTGTACTGGAACTCGCGCCTGCTCGATGCCTCACCCTTCCTGGCAGGCTACGAGCAACTGCTGCTGGACTACGGCACCGATTACACCGAAGTCGCCGAGCGCTACCAGGACGACCAGACCATGCGCGACTGGTTCGGCGAAGGACTGCGCGGCCTGGTCCATCTGCCGAATGTGCAGTACCTGGACTACGACAGCCTGCGTGGCCGCCTGCTGTCCTCCTCTTACGCACCGCAAGCCGGCCACGAACGTCATTCCCCCATGCTGGAGGCCCTGCAGCGTCTTTTCGATGCGCACGCGGTCGATGGCAAGGTTGCCTTCGAGTACCAAACCCGCGCCTTTGTTGGCACGCTGAACTGA
- a CDS encoding DUF4190 domain-containing protein: MSIPAPRQTSSYAVISLVAGILGWTLLPAIGSICAIIFGHMARGEIRRSNGQMEGDGLAVAGLVLGWLATALWLIGIIFVIAIIVFFGGLAGIAALNH, translated from the coding sequence ATGAGCATCCCTGCACCTCGCCAGACCAGCAGCTACGCCGTGATCAGCCTGGTCGCCGGCATTCTTGGCTGGACCCTGTTGCCTGCCATCGGCAGCATCTGCGCCATCATCTTCGGCCATATGGCACGTGGCGAGATCCGCCGCAGCAACGGTCAGATGGAAGGTGACGGCCTGGCCGTGGCCGGACTGGTGCTGGGTTGGCTGGCCACCGCACTGTGGCTGATCGGTATCATCTTCGTCATCGCCATCATCGTGTTCTTTGGTGGCTTGGCCGGCATCGCAGCACTGAATCACTGA
- the amaB gene encoding L-piperidine-6-carboxylate dehydrogenase, whose protein sequence is MSSELLKALALDATNAGTYMGNGEWSAATGAGVLKPQNPTTGEVIAEVQATTEADYETVIARAQEAYKVWRTTPAPRRGEAVRLCGEALRKHKDALGSLVALEMGKSKPEGDGEVQEMIDIADFALGQSRMLYGYTMHSERPGHRMYEQYHPLGLVGIISAFNFPVAVWSWNAFLAAICGDICIWKPSNKTPLTAIATMKICNEALKDGGFPDLFFLINDAGTALSEKMVDDRRVPLISFTGSTQVGRTVNQKVAQRLGRCLLELGGNNAIIMDETADQKLAVPGIVFGAVGTAGQRCTTTRRLIVHESIYDNVLATLIKAYKQVEGKIGDPTDAANLMGPLNSPEAVQQFLGSIAKAKAAGGTVETGGTAIDRAGNFVLPAIVTGLKNSDEIVQHETFAPILYVMKYKTLDEAIDMQNGVPQGLSSSIFTQNLKTAEKFLSAAGSDCGIANINIGTSGAEIGGAFGGEKDTGGGRESGSDAWKVYMRRQTNTINYSDSLPLAQGIKFDL, encoded by the coding sequence ATGTCTTCCGAGCTGCTCAAGGCCTTGGCTCTGGATGCCACCAACGCTGGCACCTACATGGGCAACGGGGAATGGTCCGCCGCCACCGGCGCGGGCGTCCTCAAGCCGCAGAACCCGACCACCGGCGAAGTGATCGCCGAGGTCCAGGCGACGACCGAAGCTGACTACGAAACCGTCATCGCCCGCGCGCAGGAAGCCTACAAGGTTTGGCGCACCACCCCGGCACCGCGCCGCGGCGAAGCCGTGCGCCTGTGCGGTGAAGCACTGCGCAAGCACAAGGACGCACTGGGCTCGCTGGTCGCGCTGGAAATGGGCAAGTCCAAGCCGGAAGGCGACGGTGAAGTGCAGGAGATGATCGACATCGCCGACTTCGCCCTAGGCCAGAGCCGCATGCTCTACGGCTACACCATGCATTCCGAGCGCCCCGGCCACCGCATGTACGAGCAGTACCACCCGCTGGGCCTGGTCGGCATCATCTCGGCCTTCAACTTCCCGGTTGCGGTGTGGAGCTGGAATGCGTTCCTGGCTGCCATCTGTGGCGACATCTGCATCTGGAAGCCGTCCAACAAGACCCCGCTGACTGCCATTGCGACGATGAAGATCTGCAATGAGGCATTGAAGGACGGCGGCTTCCCGGACCTGTTCTTCCTGATCAACGATGCAGGCACCGCGCTGTCGGAAAAGATGGTCGACGATCGCCGCGTGCCGCTGATCTCCTTCACCGGTTCCACCCAGGTCGGCCGCACGGTCAACCAGAAGGTTGCCCAGCGCCTGGGCCGCTGCCTGCTGGAACTGGGCGGCAACAACGCCATCATCATGGACGAGACCGCCGACCAGAAGCTGGCCGTGCCGGGCATCGTGTTCGGCGCCGTCGGTACTGCCGGCCAGCGCTGCACCACCACCCGCCGCCTGATCGTGCATGAATCCATCTACGACAACGTGCTGGCCACCCTGATCAAGGCCTACAAGCAGGTCGAAGGCAAGATCGGCGACCCGACCGACGCCGCAAACCTGATGGGCCCGTTGAACAGCCCGGAAGCCGTGCAGCAGTTCCTCGGCTCCATCGCCAAGGCCAAGGCTGCCGGCGGCACCGTCGAAACCGGCGGCACCGCCATTGACCGCGCAGGCAACTTCGTGCTGCCGGCGATTGTCACCGGCCTGAAGAACAGCGATGAGATCGTCCAGCACGAGACCTTCGCGCCGATCCTGTACGTGATGAAGTACAAGACCCTGGACGAAGCCATCGACATGCAGAACGGCGTGCCGCAGGGCCTGTCCTCGTCGATCTTCACCCAGAACCTGAAGACCGCCGAGAAGTTCCTGTCGGCCGCCGGCAGCGACTGCGGCATCGCCAACATCAACATCGGTACTTCCGGTGCCGAGATTGGTGGCGCCTTCGGTGGCGAGAAGGACACCGGCGGTGGCCGCGAGTCCGGTTCGGATGCATGGAAGGTCTACATGCGCCGCCAGACCAACACCATCAACTACTCCGACTCGCTGCCGCTGGCCCAGGGCATCAAGTTCGATCTTTGA
- the kdsA gene encoding 3-deoxy-8-phosphooctulonate synthase yields the protein MNVTISDGVVVGNKLPFVLFGGLNVLEDLDSTLYAAERYVEVTRKLGIPYVFKASFDKANRSSINSFRGVGLEEGLRIFEQVKQRFGVPVITDVHEVAQAAPVAEVVDVLQIPAFLARQTDLVTAIARTGRAVNIKKPQFLSPTQIKHIVSKIREAGNEQIILCERGAQFGYDNLVVDMLGFREMIEATGGLPAIFDVTHSLQRRDAGSEASGGRRRQVVELARAGMAVGIAGLFLEAHPDPDNARCDGPSALPLDVLEPFLAQIKALDDMVKSFPVLDIA from the coding sequence ATGAACGTGACGATTTCGGACGGGGTAGTGGTCGGCAACAAGCTGCCCTTCGTGCTGTTTGGCGGGCTCAATGTGCTGGAGGACCTGGACTCCACGCTCTACGCCGCCGAGCGTTACGTGGAGGTCACCCGCAAGCTGGGTATCCCGTACGTGTTCAAGGCCTCGTTCGACAAGGCCAACCGCTCCTCCATCAATTCTTTCCGTGGCGTTGGCCTGGAAGAAGGCCTGCGCATCTTCGAGCAGGTCAAGCAGCGTTTCGGCGTGCCGGTGATCACCGATGTGCATGAAGTGGCGCAGGCGGCGCCGGTCGCTGAAGTGGTCGACGTGCTGCAGATTCCGGCCTTCCTGGCCCGCCAGACCGATCTGGTGACGGCGATTGCCCGTACCGGTCGTGCGGTCAACATCAAGAAGCCGCAATTCCTCAGCCCGACCCAGATCAAGCACATCGTCAGCAAGATCCGCGAAGCCGGCAACGAGCAGATCATCCTGTGCGAACGCGGCGCCCAGTTCGGTTACGACAACCTGGTCGTGGACATGCTTGGCTTCCGCGAGATGATCGAAGCCACCGGCGGCCTGCCGGCGATCTTCGACGTCACCCACAGCCTGCAGCGCCGCGACGCCGGCAGCGAAGCCTCCGGTGGTCGTCGTCGTCAGGTGGTCGAGTTGGCCCGTGCTGGCATGGCAGTCGGCATCGCCGGCCTGTTCCTCGAGGCGCATCCCGATCCGGACAACGCGCGCTGCGACGGCCCCAGCGCATTGCCGCTGGACGTGCTGGAGCCGTTCCTGGCACAGATCAAGGCGCTGGACGATATGGTCAAGTCGTTTCCTGTGCTGGATATCGCTTGA
- a CDS encoding helix-turn-helix transcriptional regulator — MPMQCGEALNFRSYGPAGHSHSHDHLQLVLPLRGSLELEVDGRGGRLDALHGALIVPGAAHVQAGNGQNRFLIVDCDSALLERSRLDHGRKRPFLAIPAAARSLLEFVDIGAGDRPDVAAPVARHVLPLLLDCLFADQPEPAGDSAGLRRLCGQVRAAPGQAWPLARMAQVAGMGLTALHGAFNRQFSLTPGQWLQQQRLLWAQAQLCDGRLSVAQIAQQAGFSDQSALTRAMRRTLGTTPGRYRRGLDA, encoded by the coding sequence ATGCCGATGCAATGCGGTGAAGCCCTGAATTTTCGTAGCTATGGCCCGGCCGGCCATTCGCACAGCCATGACCACCTGCAGCTGGTGTTGCCGCTACGGGGCAGCCTGGAGTTGGAGGTCGATGGGCGCGGCGGTCGCTTGGACGCCCTGCATGGTGCCCTGATTGTTCCGGGGGCGGCGCATGTACAGGCAGGGAATGGGCAGAACCGGTTCCTGATCGTGGATTGTGACAGTGCCTTGTTGGAGCGCTCACGGTTGGATCACGGGCGGAAACGCCCATTTCTGGCTATTCCAGCGGCGGCGCGCAGTTTGCTTGAGTTTGTCGACATCGGCGCGGGTGACCGTCCTGATGTGGCCGCGCCCGTTGCCAGGCATGTATTGCCGCTGCTATTGGATTGCTTGTTTGCCGATCAGCCGGAACCAGCAGGCGACAGCGCCGGCCTGCGCCGATTGTGCGGACAGGTCCGTGCTGCGCCTGGTCAGGCGTGGCCGCTTGCGCGTATGGCGCAGGTGGCCGGCATGGGGCTGACCGCGCTGCACGGTGCGTTCAACCGTCAATTCAGCCTCACGCCCGGGCAATGGCTGCAGCAACAGCGTCTGCTATGGGCGCAGGCTCAATTGTGCGATGGCCGCCTGTCTGTAGCGCAGATCGCCCAGCAGGCTGGGTTCTCCGACCAGAGTGCCTTGACCCGGGCAATGCGGCGCACGCTCGGGACTACCCCTGGCCGCTATCGGCGGGGCCTGGACGCGTAG
- a CDS encoding DMT family transporter: MKDRMWFGIGNGVASGALWGLVFLAPAVLVDFSPLQLAAARYLVYGLVAAILLVPRWPALRARIGKTEWTALTWLSLLGNLIYFVLLSICVQWSGGGAAALIVGMVPVLVAVAGAREPGAVPLRRLAPALALCVAGVVLMGYEAIASTHVHSTSAQRLIGLLCGVGALVSWTAYSIGNTRWLAKVPDVSGHDWSLLTGVATGGLALLLAPLAFADGGAGHSGREWAGFWAMAAAVAVFASILGNACWNRASRALPLTLGGQMIVFETLFGLVYGFLWQQRWPVAIEVVAALCLLAGVIWSAAAHRPKLAVAASA; encoded by the coding sequence ATGAAAGATCGGATGTGGTTTGGTATCGGCAACGGTGTAGCTTCCGGCGCACTGTGGGGCCTGGTGTTTCTGGCGCCGGCCGTGCTGGTGGACTTCTCGCCGCTGCAGCTGGCCGCTGCGCGCTACCTTGTTTACGGTTTGGTTGCGGCAATCCTGCTGGTGCCGCGTTGGCCGGCGCTGCGGGCACGCATCGGCAAGACCGAATGGACCGCGCTGACCTGGTTGAGCCTGCTCGGCAACCTGATCTATTTCGTCCTGCTTTCCATCTGCGTGCAGTGGAGCGGCGGCGGTGCAGCGGCGTTGATCGTCGGCATGGTGCCGGTGCTGGTGGCCGTAGCCGGTGCCCGCGAGCCCGGTGCGGTGCCACTGAGGCGGCTGGCGCCAGCATTGGCTTTGTGCGTGGCCGGGGTGGTGCTGATGGGCTATGAGGCCATCGCCTCGACGCACGTGCATTCCACCAGCGCACAGCGGCTGATAGGGCTGCTGTGTGGGGTCGGCGCATTGGTCTCATGGACGGCGTATTCGATTGGCAACACCCGCTGGTTGGCCAAGGTGCCGGATGTGTCCGGGCACGATTGGTCGTTGTTGACCGGCGTGGCAACCGGTGGCTTGGCGTTGTTGTTGGCGCCGCTGGCCTTCGCCGATGGCGGCGCAGGGCATAGCGGTCGCGAGTGGGCAGGTTTCTGGGCGATGGCTGCGGCCGTTGCGGTGTTCGCCTCCATCCTGGGCAACGCCTGCTGGAACCGCGCCAGTCGCGCCCTGCCATTGACCCTGGGCGGGCAGATGATCGTGTTCGAGACCTTGTTCGGTCTGGTCTACGGTTTCCTGTGGCAGCAGCGTTGGCCGGTGGCTATCGAAGTCGTCGCTGCCTTGTGTCTGCTGGCTGGCGTGATCTGGAGCGCGGCGGCGCACCGGCCCAAGCTTGCTGTGGCCGCTTCAGCCTGA
- the thrA gene encoding bifunctional aspartate kinase/homoserine dehydrogenase I: MSSVAVSPADPVANAAVRTVVHKFGGTSVADAERYRHVAQLLLARDETVQVTVVSAMKGVTDALIGLAKAAAAADPEWDDRWHELRARHRGAAAALLGEHSGATIEWLDARFDRLREILAALAVIGELPQEVLDRVQGLGEVFSAHLLGHHLQALGEDADVLDARDVLVVNHGELGVDVDWKSSAAKLALWRESHPAQRLVVTGFVARDRKGNITTLGRNGSDFSGAIFAALFAADELHIWTDVDGVLSADPRVVPEAVQLDALSYDEACELAYFGAKVVHPQTMSPAIERGLPIIIRNTFRPDHPGTRITAESSSNGPIKGLTLSADLAVLNVEGTGLIGVPGTAERVFSALRNAHVSVVMISQGSSEHSICCVVKQAEAEFARDALTQAFSHELAAGQVQRVQLTTGVSVLAAVGDGMTGQPGVAARLFESLGRAQVNILAIAQGSSERNISVAIEARDATKALRAAHAGFWLSPQTFSVGLIGPGNVGAALLEQLYASEAALLARAKLDLRLRAVASRNRMVLDQRGMHGNWKAAFDSAALPNDLDLFTEHLLSARLPHTLIIDCSGSAEVADRYAGWLAAGIHVVTPNKQAGSGPLARYQAIREAAASTGARFRYEATVGAGLPVITTLRDLVDTGDEVTAIAGIFSGTLAWLFNKYDGSVPFSELVTQARGMGYTEPDPRDDLSGVDVARKLVILAREAGYELSLEDVAVESLVPAGLQQASVDDFMARLNEVDASFAQRLADARARGNVLRYVAQFKPGQQPSVGLVELPGDHAFANLRLTDNVVQFTTRRYCDNPLVVQGPGAGPEVTAAGVFADVLRVAAGEGARL; the protein is encoded by the coding sequence ATGTCGTCAGTTGCTGTATCACCCGCCGATCCTGTCGCGAACGCTGCCGTTCGCACCGTCGTCCATAAATTCGGCGGCACCTCCGTGGCTGATGCCGAGCGCTACCGCCATGTGGCGCAGTTGCTGCTGGCCCGCGACGAGACAGTGCAGGTCACCGTGGTATCGGCGATGAAGGGCGTGACCGACGCGCTGATCGGCTTGGCCAAGGCCGCGGCTGCTGCGGATCCGGAGTGGGATGATCGATGGCACGAGCTGCGGGCGCGCCATCGTGGCGCCGCCGCCGCACTGTTGGGCGAGCACTCCGGGGCAACCATTGAATGGCTGGATGCGCGCTTCGATCGTCTGCGCGAGATCCTGGCCGCGTTGGCGGTCATCGGCGAATTGCCGCAGGAAGTGTTGGATCGTGTGCAGGGATTGGGCGAGGTGTTCTCGGCCCACCTGCTGGGCCATCACCTGCAAGCACTTGGCGAAGACGCCGATGTGCTGGACGCACGTGACGTGCTGGTGGTCAACCATGGCGAGCTGGGCGTGGATGTGGATTGGAAGTCCAGTGCCGCCAAGCTTGCGTTGTGGCGAGAATCGCACCCGGCGCAGCGTCTGGTGGTGACCGGCTTTGTTGCGCGTGATCGCAAAGGCAACATCACCACGCTGGGACGCAATGGAAGTGATTTCTCCGGCGCCATCTTCGCGGCCTTGTTCGCCGCCGATGAACTGCATATCTGGACCGACGTTGACGGCGTGCTTTCGGCTGACCCGCGCGTGGTGCCGGAAGCCGTGCAGCTGGATGCCCTGAGCTATGACGAAGCCTGTGAGCTCGCGTATTTCGGCGCAAAGGTGGTGCATCCGCAAACCATGTCGCCGGCGATCGAGCGCGGTTTGCCGATCATCATCCGCAACACCTTCCGCCCGGATCACCCGGGCACCCGCATCACTGCGGAGAGCTCCAGCAACGGCCCGATCAAAGGCTTGACGCTGAGCGCGGATCTGGCCGTGCTGAACGTCGAAGGCACCGGTTTGATCGGCGTGCCGGGCACCGCCGAGCGCGTGTTCTCGGCGCTGCGCAATGCGCATGTGTCGGTGGTGATGATCTCGCAGGGATCGTCCGAGCACTCGATCTGTTGCGTGGTGAAGCAGGCCGAGGCTGAGTTCGCCCGCGACGCGTTGACCCAGGCGTTCTCGCACGAATTGGCGGCAGGCCAGGTACAGCGCGTGCAGCTCACCACTGGAGTAAGCGTGCTTGCGGCGGTCGGTGATGGCATGACCGGGCAGCCTGGCGTTGCTGCGCGCCTGTTTGAGTCGCTGGGGCGTGCGCAGGTCAATATCCTGGCCATCGCGCAGGGCTCGTCCGAGCGCAATATCTCGGTCGCCATCGAAGCCCGTGATGCAACCAAGGCATTGCGGGCGGCGCATGCCGGATTCTGGCTGTCGCCGCAGACCTTCTCGGTTGGTTTGATCGGGCCGGGTAACGTTGGGGCGGCCTTGCTTGAGCAGCTATATGCGTCGGAAGCCGCACTGTTGGCGAGGGCCAAGCTTGATCTGCGACTGCGTGCGGTCGCCTCGCGCAATCGCATGGTGCTCGACCAGCGCGGCATGCACGGCAACTGGAAGGCTGCGTTCGATTCTGCAGCGCTGCCGAACGATCTTGATCTGTTCACTGAACACCTGTTGTCGGCGCGGCTACCGCATACATTGATCATCGATTGCAGTGGCAGCGCCGAAGTCGCTGATCGCTATGCGGGCTGGTTGGCTGCCGGCATTCACGTGGTGACCCCGAACAAGCAGGCAGGCTCCGGTCCATTGGCGCGTTATCAGGCAATCCGCGAGGCAGCTGCGTCCACCGGTGCACGCTTCCGCTACGAAGCGACGGTGGGTGCTGGCCTGCCGGTGATCACCACGCTGCGTGACCTCGTGGATACCGGTGACGAAGTGACGGCGATCGCAGGCATTTTCTCCGGCACGCTGGCATGGCTGTTCAACAAGTACGACGGTAGCGTGCCGTTCTCCGAACTGGTCACGCAGGCGCGCGGCATGGGCTATACCGAGCCGGACCCGCGCGATGACCTGTCCGGCGTGGACGTGGCCCGCAAGCTGGTGATTCTGGCGCGCGAAGCCGGTTACGAACTGAGTCTGGAAGATGTCGCGGTGGAAAGCCTGGTGCCTGCTGGACTGCAGCAAGCCAGCGTTGACGACTTCATGGCGCGCCTCAACGAGGTGGATGCGAGCTTCGCTCAGCGTCTGGCCGATGCGCGCGCTCGCGGCAACGTGCTGCGCTATGTGGCGCAGTTCAAGCCGGGTCAGCAGCCCAGCGTCGGCCTGGTTGAACTGCCGGGCGATCATGCCTTCGCAAACCTGCGCTTGACCGACAACGTGGTGCAGTTCACCACTCGTCGCTATTGCGACAACCCCTTGGTGGTGCAAGGCCCGGGCGCGGGTCCGGAAGTAACCGCAGCCGGTGTGTTTGCCGACGTGTTGCGGGTTGCAGCAGGCGAGGGAGCGCGATTGTGA
- a CDS encoding homoserine kinase, with protein sequence MSDATKDSAARQARAFSPASVANVAVGFDLLGYAVPDVGDTVTVRRIDAPEVRIAAIRGAAVELPLDAPSNTAGAALIALREALALPFGFEVEIDKGIPLSSGMGGSAASCVAALVAANALLDVPLSREQLYRYSLDGEAVASGSRHGDNLGPMFLGGLVLSTLERLVPVPVPAHWHSLLVHPDALLETRRAREALQGSYALKEFVAQSSNLALVLAGCHAGDAGLVRAGLADVLIEPRRAPLIVGFDAAKAAALAAGAMGASISGAGPSVFAWFEEREAALAAAPKVQAAFAAAGFDSQSWVSPINSPGARLL encoded by the coding sequence GTGAGTGATGCAACGAAGGATTCTGCTGCCCGTCAGGCGCGCGCGTTCTCGCCCGCGTCGGTGGCCAATGTGGCAGTCGGTTTTGACCTGCTGGGTTATGCCGTGCCGGATGTAGGCGACACGGTTACAGTACGTCGCATCGATGCGCCAGAAGTGCGGATCGCTGCCATTCGTGGTGCTGCCGTTGAGCTGCCGCTGGACGCGCCCAGCAATACTGCAGGCGCGGCGCTGATTGCCCTGCGCGAGGCGTTGGCGCTGCCGTTCGGCTTCGAGGTGGAAATCGACAAGGGCATACCGCTGAGCTCGGGCATGGGTGGTTCGGCTGCGTCCTGTGTAGCGGCCTTGGTTGCTGCCAATGCATTGCTGGATGTGCCGTTGAGTCGAGAACAGTTGTACAGGTACTCGCTGGACGGTGAAGCAGTAGCCAGTGGCAGCCGCCACGGTGACAACCTCGGCCCGATGTTCCTGGGTGGCCTGGTGCTTTCAACGCTGGAGCGTTTGGTGCCGGTGCCGGTGCCTGCGCATTGGCATAGCCTGCTGGTGCATCCGGATGCGCTTCTGGAAACGCGGCGTGCACGCGAAGCCTTGCAAGGCAGCTATGCGCTGAAAGAGTTTGTCGCGCAGAGCAGCAACCTGGCCCTGGTATTGGCGGGTTGCCATGCAGGCGATGCTGGCTTGGTGCGTGCGGGTCTGGCCGATGTCCTGATCGAACCGCGGCGTGCGCCTTTGATCGTCGGTTTTGATGCGGCCAAGGCAGCCGCACTGGCTGCAGGTGCGATGGGCGCCAGTATCTCCGGTGCCGGTCCCAGCGTATTTGCCTGGTTTGAAGAACGTGAGGCCGCGTTGGCTGCCGCGCCCAAGGTGCAGGCAGCCTTCGCTGCAGCGGGCTTCGACAGCCAGAGCTGGGTAAGCCCGATCAACAGCCCCGGCGCACGACTGCTCTAA
- the thrC gene encoding threonine synthase, with the protein MNFISTRNASPAATLSQAIAAGLAPDGGLYVPEQMPAARNLQLGDSLAATATELLQPFFAGDALAADLQTICNEAFDFPAPLQALATSNDHVLELFHGPTAAFKDFGARFLAASLSRLRAGQERPLTIVVATSGDTGAAVAAAFHNQPNLQVVVLYPDGRVSPRQAHQLGCLGGNIRALRVSGSFDDCQAMAKQALSDNELQAQVPLSSANSISLGRLLPQMSYYAHAALSHQAAHGSLLNFVIPTGNLGNAMAAVMARALGVPLGRIVLATNANRVLPDYFNGGDYAPKASVATLANAMDVGAPSNFERLRWLYKGDDAALRAAFTSQAVDDATIRDTIAHRYAEYGEVFCPHTATAVQVLEQLRASGSAVADQHWAVAATAHPAKFESVVEPLIGREVEVPPALAELLKRPAHAEPCAPDYAALRQKLL; encoded by the coding sequence ATGAACTTCATCTCCACCCGCAATGCATCGCCCGCCGCCACGCTGAGTCAGGCCATTGCCGCTGGCCTTGCACCAGATGGTGGCTTGTACGTACCCGAGCAGATGCCAGCAGCGCGCAACCTGCAGTTGGGCGATTCGCTCGCCGCGACCGCCACTGAGCTGCTGCAGCCGTTTTTTGCCGGTGACGCATTGGCAGCTGATCTGCAGACGATCTGCAACGAAGCCTTTGACTTTCCGGCACCACTGCAGGCCTTGGCGACCAGTAACGATCATGTGCTGGAGTTGTTCCATGGGCCAACGGCAGCGTTCAAGGACTTCGGTGCGCGCTTCCTTGCCGCCAGCCTGTCGCGGCTGCGTGCAGGGCAGGAGCGTCCGCTGACGATCGTGGTCGCCACCTCAGGCGACACCGGTGCCGCAGTGGCCGCAGCCTTCCACAATCAGCCCAACCTGCAGGTCGTGGTGTTGTACCCGGATGGGCGCGTGTCGCCGCGTCAGGCGCACCAGCTTGGTTGCCTTGGCGGAAATATCCGAGCGCTGCGTGTGTCTGGCTCGTTTGATGATTGCCAAGCCATGGCCAAGCAGGCGCTGAGCGATAACGAGCTGCAGGCGCAGGTGCCGTTGAGTTCAGCCAACAGCATCAGCTTGGGTCGCCTGTTGCCGCAGATGAGCTATTACGCACATGCCGCGCTCAGCCATCAGGCTGCGCATGGCTCGCTGCTCAACTTCGTCATTCCTACCGGCAACCTGGGGAACGCGATGGCGGCGGTAATGGCGCGCGCACTCGGTGTGCCGCTGGGGCGGATCGTGTTGGCGACCAACGCAAATCGTGTTCTGCCGGACTATTTCAATGGCGGTGATTACGCTCCCAAGGCCAGCGTTGCAACGCTGGCCAATGCCATGGACGTAGGTGCGCCGAGTAATTTCGAGCGACTGCGTTGGCTGTACAAGGGTGATGACGCAGCACTGCGCGCAGCCTTCACCTCGCAGGCAGTGGACGATGCCACCATCCGCGACACCATTGCGCATCGCTATGCCGAATATGGGGAAGTGTTCTGCCCGCATACCGCCACTGCGGTGCAGGTGTTGGAGCAGTTGCGCGCCAGTGGTAGTGCAGTCGCGGACCAGCATTGGGCAGTGGCTGCGACCGCGCATCCGGCCAAGTTCGAATCGGTGGTCGAACCGCTGATTGGTCGTGAGGTGGAAGTGCCTCCGGCGCTGGCAGAGCTGCTCAAGCGTCCGGCCCACGCCGAGCCTTGCGCGCCGGACTACGCAGCCCTGCGCCAGAAACTGCTCTAA
- a CDS encoding Crp/Fnr family transcriptional regulator — protein sequence MSRPAQGSEQSPVSSVASEGNGARECLQCSVRHLSVCSALSCDEVHALEQITVSTPVSMGTTLARAGEPRTYVYTVTEGALRLVRTLADGRRQVNGFVLPGDYLGLSGSDHHRYDIEAIADSRVCRVPTTQMRDLRQRYPHLERKLLQRACQELDAAQDNALALARLQPPERLADFLLRLAAREATLNGRSSNRVSLPMGRGDIADHLGLTMETVSRTFTKLRQQGLIALPHLNVVEILDFAELQQLANDEF from the coding sequence ATGTCCCGGCCAGCCCAAGGCTCCGAGCAATCCCCGGTTTCGTCCGTTGCCAGCGAAGGCAATGGAGCGCGCGAGTGCCTGCAATGCTCGGTCCGCCACCTGTCCGTGTGCTCGGCGCTTTCCTGCGATGAGGTGCACGCACTGGAGCAGATCACCGTCTCCACGCCGGTAAGCATGGGCACCACGCTGGCCCGTGCCGGCGAGCCGCGCACTTATGTCTATACAGTAACCGAGGGTGCGCTGCGCCTGGTCAGGACCTTGGCCGACGGTCGTCGCCAGGTGAACGGCTTCGTGCTGCCGGGCGATTACCTGGGCCTGAGCGGCAGCGATCACCACCGCTACGACATCGAAGCCATCGCCGACAGCCGGGTCTGTCGGGTGCCGACCACGCAGATGCGCGACCTGCGCCAGCGCTACCCGCACCTGGAACGCAAGCTGCTGCAGCGCGCCTGCCAGGAGCTGGATGCAGCCCAGGACAACGCGCTTGCACTGGCCCGCCTGCAGCCGCCGGAACGGCTTGCCGATTTCCTGTTGCGGCTGGCAGCCCGCGAGGCAACCTTGAATGGGCGCAGCAGCAACCGGGTCTCGCTACCGATGGGCCGCGGCGATATCGCCGACCACTTGGGCCTGACCATGGAAACCGTCAGCCGCACCTTCACCAAGCTGCGCCAGCAGGGGCTGATCGCCCTGCCGCATCTTAATGTGGTGGAGATCCTCGATTTCGCCGAGCTGCAGCAGCTGGCCAACGACGAGTTCTGA